In one window of Pleomorphomonas sp. T1.2MG-36 DNA:
- a CDS encoding ABC transporter substrate-binding protein has translation MGNRLLSTLVATTALMALAGVADAKTVVRMMHQGDPGWVALYGKVAQRFEAANPDVDIELIYAPHDAYNEKFSSAVMSKQLPDIMELDAPFLANYVWSGYLKPLKSYIDQDLLDDMTASNVAQGTYPIDKELYAIGLTDSSVVLYGNKKYLEKIGARIPKSVDDAWTRAEFEDYLAKLAKVDGVKWPIDTFRGYGIKTEWVTYAYQPILNSFGCDLIDRTTWTATGTLDSQPCVDALTMMQTWVKNGWVVPMSSGTNQFYADGEPAALAWGGHWFYAEAAAKMKDDVVVMPLPKFGDKSASPDGTWIWAITTQSEHPDIAGKFLSFLLKDKDYRDFAVSQSAYPGLKSFAAESPLYAEGGPMTVAFEQASKVAVPRPPHPAYPTITSAFMQAVDQIFNGEDAQKALTAAAKKIDEDIADNDGYPPFDGN, from the coding sequence ATGGGTAATCGTTTACTTAGCACCCTTGTCGCCACCACGGCGCTGATGGCACTTGCCGGCGTTGCCGACGCCAAGACCGTCGTTCGCATGATGCATCAGGGCGATCCCGGCTGGGTGGCGCTGTACGGCAAGGTCGCCCAACGCTTCGAAGCGGCCAATCCGGATGTCGACATCGAGCTGATCTATGCCCCGCACGACGCCTATAACGAGAAGTTTTCGTCGGCGGTGATGTCCAAGCAGTTGCCGGACATCATGGAGCTCGATGCCCCGTTCCTCGCCAACTACGTCTGGTCGGGCTACCTCAAGCCGCTCAAGAGCTACATCGACCAGGACCTTCTGGACGACATGACGGCCTCCAACGTCGCCCAGGGCACCTATCCGATCGACAAGGAGCTCTACGCCATCGGCCTCACCGACAGCTCGGTGGTGCTCTACGGCAACAAGAAGTATCTTGAGAAGATCGGCGCACGCATTCCGAAGTCGGTCGACGATGCCTGGACGCGTGCCGAGTTCGAGGACTACCTCGCCAAGCTGGCCAAGGTGGATGGCGTCAAGTGGCCGATCGACACCTTCCGCGGCTATGGCATCAAGACCGAGTGGGTGACCTATGCCTACCAGCCGATCCTCAACTCCTTCGGCTGCGACCTGATCGATCGTACGACCTGGACGGCAACCGGCACGCTGGACAGCCAGCCTTGCGTCGACGCGCTGACGATGATGCAGACCTGGGTGAAGAACGGCTGGGTCGTGCCGATGTCGTCGGGCACCAACCAGTTCTACGCCGACGGTGAGCCGGCGGCGCTCGCCTGGGGCGGTCACTGGTTCTACGCCGAGGCCGCAGCCAAGATGAAGGACGACGTGGTGGTCATGCCGCTGCCGAAGTTCGGCGACAAGAGCGCCAGCCCCGACGGAACCTGGATCTGGGCGATCACCACCCAGTCCGAGCACCCCGACATCGCCGGCAAGTTCCTGAGCTTCCTCTTGAAGGACAAGGACTATCGCGACTTTGCCGTGAGCCAGAGCGCCTATCCCGGCCTCAAGAGCTTCGCCGCAGAGTCGCCGCTCTACGCCGAGGGTGGCCCGATGACCGTTGCCTTCGAGCAGGCGTCGAAAGTGGCCGTGCCGCGCCCGCCGCATCCGGCCTATCCGACGATTACCTCGGCCTTCATGCAGGCCGTCGACCAGATCTTCAACGGCGAGGACGCCCAGAAGGCGCTGACGGCCGCCGCCAAGAAGATCGACGAGGACATCGCCGACAACGACGGGTATCCGCCCTTCGACGGCAACTGA
- a CDS encoding LacI family DNA-binding transcriptional regulator: protein MAVSLQDIASLAGVSVKTVSGALHGGSARMADETRDRIRKIAEELGYVTNFAARSMRQGWMPLIAIIGDELLTSPFATEIIRGLDNSARKADLSVFFTTIGGDRDIIKVYDDVSRFRPRAIGYAAMYHKEVVLPPEVADHIGVMINCRDAAGLVTSLVPDEEAAGHTIASHLIDAGRRRIAFINLPGLLAGELRERGFRAALDEAGLAPVAVLPAVKRASYADRARSLVAQHVADLMAGPDRPDAILCGNDRVAMEAYAALRKVGAGIPDDVAVAGFDNQVDIATRLDPPLTTMALPHRAMGRLAAEILQAAEPPERGLKLLPFQLVERASV, encoded by the coding sequence GTGGCCGTTTCGTTGCAGGATATTGCAAGTCTCGCCGGGGTGTCGGTCAAGACCGTCTCCGGTGCGCTGCATGGTGGCTCGGCCCGCATGGCCGACGAAACGCGCGACCGGATTCGCAAGATCGCCGAGGAACTCGGCTACGTCACCAACTTCGCCGCCCGCAGCATGCGCCAGGGCTGGATGCCGCTGATCGCCATCATTGGCGACGAGCTGCTGACCTCGCCCTTCGCCACCGAGATCATTCGCGGCCTCGACAACTCCGCCCGCAAGGCCGATCTCTCGGTGTTCTTCACCACCATCGGCGGCGATCGCGACATCATCAAGGTCTATGACGACGTCAGCCGCTTCCGGCCGCGCGCCATCGGCTACGCGGCGATGTATCACAAGGAAGTCGTGCTGCCGCCGGAAGTCGCCGACCATATCGGCGTGATGATCAACTGCCGCGATGCGGCCGGTCTGGTCACCTCGCTGGTGCCCGACGAGGAAGCGGCCGGCCACACCATCGCCAGCCACCTGATCGACGCCGGCCGGCGCCGAATCGCCTTTATCAATCTGCCCGGCCTTCTGGCCGGCGAACTGCGCGAACGCGGCTTTCGCGCCGCGCTGGACGAGGCTGGGCTAGCCCCCGTCGCCGTGTTGCCGGCGGTAAAGCGCGCCTCCTATGCCGACCGCGCCCGCAGCCTCGTGGCGCAGCACGTCGCCGATCTCATGGCCGGTCCCGACCGGCCGGACGCCATCCTCTGCGGCAACGATCGCGTTGCCATGGAGGCCTATGCCGCGCTTCGCAAGGTCGGAGCCGGCATTCCCGACGATGTCGCCGTGGCGGGATTCGACAATCAGGTCGATATCGCCACGCGGCTCGACCCGCCGCTGACCACCATGGCTCTGCCGCACAGGGCGATGGGCCGGCTGGCGGCGGAGATACTTCAGGCGGCCGAACCGCCGGAGAGGGGGCTGAAACTGCTCCCATTCCAGCTCGTGGAGCGAGCTTCCGTCTGA
- a CDS encoding ABC transporter ATP-binding protein: protein MATVEIRNLRKAYGALEVLHDITIDIADGEFVALVGPSGCGKSTLLRCIAGLETIRSGEICIDDKVVNDLAPKDRDIAMVFQNYALYPHMNVAANMGFALKLSGRPKAEIEDRVGKAATILDLTRQLGRKPVALSGGQRQRVAMGRAIVRDPKVFLFDEPLSNLDAKLRVQMRVEIRELQQRLGTTTIYVTHDQTEAMTMADKIAVLNGGSLEQVGAPLELYRSPANLFVAGFIGSPQMNFITGDLAQKAGADTIGVRPEHLVVSRDGDGWRGRVVSAEHLGSDTFIHVEMAVASRLTARTVGDMPVAAGDDVTLMPIEGHLHRFGTDGKAL from the coding sequence ATGGCCACCGTCGAGATCAGAAATTTGCGCAAGGCCTATGGGGCGCTCGAGGTATTGCACGACATCACGATCGACATCGCAGACGGTGAGTTCGTGGCTCTCGTCGGCCCGTCGGGCTGCGGCAAATCCACACTGTTGCGGTGCATCGCCGGCCTCGAAACCATCCGAAGCGGCGAGATTTGCATCGACGACAAGGTCGTCAACGACCTCGCGCCGAAGGACCGGGACATCGCCATGGTGTTCCAGAACTATGCGCTCTACCCGCACATGAACGTAGCCGCCAACATGGGCTTTGCCCTGAAGTTATCCGGCCGGCCAAAGGCGGAAATCGAAGACCGCGTCGGCAAGGCGGCGACCATTCTCGACCTGACGCGTCAGCTCGGCCGCAAGCCGGTGGCCCTGTCAGGCGGTCAGCGTCAGCGCGTCGCCATGGGGCGCGCCATCGTTCGCGATCCCAAGGTGTTCCTGTTCGACGAACCGCTTTCCAATCTCGACGCCAAGCTGCGCGTGCAGATGCGCGTCGAGATCCGGGAGTTACAGCAGCGACTTGGCACCACGACCATCTATGTGACGCATGACCAGACCGAGGCCATGACCATGGCCGACAAGATCGCCGTGCTGAACGGAGGCAGCCTCGAGCAGGTGGGGGCGCCACTCGAACTTTACCGCTCGCCGGCCAACCTGTTCGTCGCCGGCTTCATCGGCTCGCCGCAGATGAACTTCATTACCGGCGATCTGGCCCAGAAAGCCGGTGCCGACACTATCGGAGTCCGCCCCGAGCATCTCGTCGTCAGTCGCGATGGCGATGGCTGGCGGGGTCGGGTGGTCTCTGCCGAGCATCTGGGCAGCGACACCTTCATCCACGTTGAAATGGCCGTTGCAAGCCGTCTCACGGCGCGTACTGTCGGCGATATGCCGGTGGCGGCAGGCGACGACGTCACACTCATGCCGATCGAGGGGCATCTGCATCGCTTTGGTACCGACGGCAAGGCGCTTTGA
- a CDS encoding ABC transporter substrate-binding protein, producing the protein MKKSLLAALAAATALGCLPVAAEDLITSDRVGPSDAPKKMVFRMTGDGPSSTDPTWAAGYSKLYTEFINNHPGWQLELQMMTGDISQEQARMLEQAKAGHAPDCAAVDSFVLPLFKQAGVLKSLSPYFTKEEIDQLFPFVRDGVTGKDGQIYAWWWSTDLRVLYRNKEVVPNEPATWADAKAAGLQSVEAGMEGILFNGSRYEGTAFDWLGNFWGQGGKLVDDAGKPIFADAANRDKFIKAVNYYRDLVESGAAPKRVTTIGNYDDLNAAAVAGTTALFVGGNWQYRQLQNSMEPDEFAKWTFSMLPGITADQRSTGTGGWTVAAFSSEPEKVEMCAALAREIYMGPANALQEQLPTRADLYDKYDVFKSEANQTFAKALKVGQARPGVLIYPEISNQIQIMMGKVLTGAAATDAAVDEAYKAALDAYARL; encoded by the coding sequence ATGAAGAAATCTTTGCTGGCGGCACTTGCCGCCGCGACGGCGCTCGGCTGTCTGCCGGTTGCCGCCGAGGATCTCATTACCAGCGACCGCGTCGGCCCCTCCGATGCCCCCAAAAAGATGGTGTTCCGCATGACGGGTGACGGCCCGTCGAGCACCGATCCGACTTGGGCGGCCGGTTACAGCAAGCTCTATACCGAGTTCATCAACAACCATCCCGGCTGGCAGCTCGAGCTGCAGATGATGACCGGCGACATCAGTCAGGAACAGGCGCGCATGCTGGAGCAGGCCAAGGCCGGCCATGCACCCGATTGTGCCGCCGTCGACAGCTTCGTGCTGCCGCTGTTCAAGCAGGCCGGCGTTTTGAAGTCGCTTTCGCCCTATTTTACCAAGGAGGAAATCGACCAGCTCTTCCCCTTCGTGCGTGATGGCGTCACCGGCAAGGACGGTCAGATCTATGCATGGTGGTGGTCGACCGACTTGCGCGTGCTCTACCGCAACAAGGAAGTCGTACCGAACGAACCGGCGACCTGGGCTGATGCCAAGGCGGCCGGCCTCCAGTCGGTCGAGGCCGGCATGGAAGGCATTCTGTTCAATGGCAGCCGCTACGAAGGCACCGCCTTCGACTGGCTCGGCAATTTCTGGGGCCAGGGTGGCAAGCTGGTCGACGACGCCGGCAAGCCGATCTTCGCCGACGCCGCCAACCGCGACAAATTCATCAAGGCCGTGAACTACTACCGCGACCTCGTGGAGTCCGGCGCCGCACCCAAGCGTGTCACCACCATCGGCAACTATGATGATCTCAACGCCGCTGCCGTTGCAGGCACGACCGCGTTGTTCGTCGGTGGCAACTGGCAGTATCGTCAGCTGCAGAACTCGATGGAGCCGGACGAGTTCGCCAAGTGGACCTTCTCGATGCTGCCGGGCATCACCGCCGACCAGCGATCGACCGGCACCGGCGGCTGGACGGTTGCCGCCTTCTCGTCGGAACCCGAGAAGGTCGAAATGTGCGCCGCGCTTGCCCGCGAGATCTACATGGGGCCAGCCAACGCGCTACAGGAGCAGTTGCCGACCCGCGCCGACCTCTACGACAAGTACGATGTGTTCAAGAGCGAAGCCAACCAGACCTTTGCCAAGGCGCTGAAGGTCGGTCAGGCCCGCCCAGGCGTGTTGATCTATCCGGAAATCTCCAACCAGATCCAGATCATGATGGGCAAGGTGCTGACCGGCGCCGCGGCTACCGACGCTGCGGTCGATGAAGCCTACAAGGCAGCGCTCGATGCCTATGCCCGGCTCTGA
- a CDS encoding carbohydrate ABC transporter permease: MPVILVMGLFYLYPVIDVFRYAFTDLTLLGGEGHYTLSTFANVLTRPELLQIVWVTFIFTAGSVVGQQLIGLAMALVVVRAEKRHLFGTTILRTTALIAWVVPGIAGGIIWKMLFNEAPFGGLNSLLRVLGMAPVQWLSDPDVVMWSVVLSNIWRGTAFSMVVMYAALKAIDPSLYEAAEVDGANARQRLFFVTLPQLRPAILVNMILITIQTLNTFDAIISLTGGGPGRATEVLSLYTFNVVFRNYDLAAGSVLSILMLVISLGLALVYASFLPKDEKA, from the coding sequence ATGCCGGTGATCCTGGTGATGGGGCTGTTCTATCTCTACCCGGTGATCGATGTCTTTCGGTATGCGTTCACCGATCTGACGCTCTTGGGGGGCGAAGGCCACTACACGCTTTCCACCTTTGCCAACGTTCTGACGCGCCCTGAACTGCTGCAGATCGTCTGGGTGACCTTCATCTTTACGGCTGGCTCGGTGGTCGGCCAGCAGCTCATTGGTCTTGCCATGGCGCTGGTGGTGGTGCGAGCCGAGAAGCGCCATCTGTTCGGAACCACAATCCTCAGAACCACAGCCCTGATCGCCTGGGTCGTGCCCGGCATCGCCGGTGGCATCATCTGGAAGATGTTGTTCAACGAGGCGCCCTTTGGTGGTCTCAACTCCCTGCTGCGCGTTCTTGGCATGGCGCCGGTTCAGTGGCTGTCCGACCCCGACGTGGTCATGTGGTCGGTCGTGCTCTCCAACATTTGGCGCGGCACCGCCTTCTCGATGGTGGTGATGTACGCGGCGCTGAAGGCGATCGATCCCTCGCTTTATGAAGCGGCCGAGGTGGATGGCGCCAACGCCCGGCAAAGGCTGTTCTTCGTGACGCTGCCGCAGCTCCGTCCGGCGATCCTGGTCAACATGATCCTTATCACCATCCAGACGCTCAACACCTTCGACGCCATCATTTCATTGACCGGCGGCGGCCCCGGTCGAGCTACCGAGGTGCTGTCGCTCTACACGTTCAACGTGGTGTTCCGGAATTATGACCTCGCCGCCGGCAGCGTGCTGTCGATCCTGATGCTGGTCATCAGCCTCGGTCTGGCGCTCGTCTATGCTTCCTTCCTGCCGAAGGATGAAAAGGCATGA
- a CDS encoding carbohydrate ABC transporter permease: MKLSSRDRLGDILSYAFMAVMFLFFSWPLIWLLSMALRTRKEVFLGVYRLIPKFPTLENFTMVLTSSQFPVYLINALKLSCLSAVGCLIIAAPAAYAFSRFDFKGKGAWMLGILAFQMISPLVIMVPLYRYMSRLGLIDSHFGTVMVYIALGVPMVTWLLKGYMDGIPKSLDEAALIDGCNRLSVFIRIILPLSTPGVASAFIITVIAGWSQFLVPFLLITKDSLVPIGVGIFQYAGTQNASTIQVLAAACLISVVPAIIAFLALQRLILSAMTAGAVKG, from the coding sequence ATGAAACTCAGCTCTCGCGACCGTCTCGGCGACATCCTGAGCTACGCCTTCATGGCGGTCATGTTCCTCTTCTTTTCCTGGCCGCTGATCTGGCTGCTCTCCATGGCGCTGCGCACCCGCAAGGAAGTGTTCCTCGGCGTCTACAGGCTGATCCCCAAGTTTCCGACGCTCGAGAACTTCACGATGGTGCTGACGTCGAGTCAGTTCCCGGTCTACCTGATCAACGCGCTGAAGCTCTCCTGCCTGTCCGCCGTCGGCTGCCTGATCATCGCGGCGCCCGCCGCCTATGCCTTCTCCCGCTTCGATTTCAAGGGCAAGGGCGCCTGGATGCTCGGCATCCTCGCCTTTCAGATGATCTCTCCGCTGGTCATCATGGTGCCGCTCTATCGCTACATGAGCCGGCTCGGCCTGATCGACAGCCACTTCGGCACCGTCATGGTCTACATCGCTCTCGGTGTGCCCATGGTTACCTGGCTGCTCAAGGGCTACATGGACGGCATTCCGAAAAGCCTGGACGAGGCAGCCCTGATCGATGGCTGCAACCGTCTCTCGGTCTTCATCCGCATCATCCTGCCGCTATCCACGCCCGGCGTCGCCTCCGCCTTCATCATCACGGTGATTGCCGGCTGGTCGCAGTTCCTGGTGCCCTTCCTGTTGATCACCAAGGACTCGCTGGTCCCGATCGGCGTCGGCATCTTCCAGTATGCCGGCACGCAGAACGCCAGCACCATTCAGGTGCTGGCTGCGGCCTGCCTGATCTCGGTCGTACCGGCCATCATTGCCTTCCTCGCCCTGCAGCGGCTCATCCTGAGCGCCATGACGGCTGGCGCCGTCAAAGGATAA
- a CDS encoding alpha-mannosidase: MSLTLAQRLDRLKVRVAELESWKVRQTAPLSAITFEGTGIEIGAPWPRKDGLVHFALEGSVPADWPLSETYLSLDLGGESLIAITCDGGEPVSYGLDPYHQSFPLSGRSFKVTTETVARLPFGEPVRRPHVNRAELRLSEPSVEALWLLVTQVIEAVSVLEGHDVVPHLIAAAEDKLRGLDWPSSTADYIARTAGTEGQQKIWQLPDLIEAPAALNQAEKATVATAHDALIARLEALQQRFPPEGEIGLTGHAHIDLAWLWPYGETRRKTRRTFSTAISLMEASKDFRFNQSTAHYYAQVAEDDPALFEKIAERVRSGEWETLGGSWVEPDTNMPTGESLTRQYLYGQRFFEKTFGIRHDICWQPDCFGFTGALPQLLKQAGIRSFFTIKVNWSETNHIPSDLFWWEGLDGSRVLAHTFDNPMQGYNGFVRPDCHVPTWRNFREKALHPETLLCVGYGDGGGGPTPEMVAREKQLRAFPTLPKARWTRVKDFFDRAHTTAREKKLSVWQGEIYLELHRGTLTSQSVVKRLHRKAERALITAETTASLAHLLGAPKPESLEPAWRTVLKNEFHDILPGSSIREVYEDAADELGGVIDIGLKAQAAALDAIAGALPKADGERLLIVNPSLDARPIRLTLENGSVISSAETLPPLAVAVVDAEALKPAGSLSVSRAHLENDILRVTLSADGSIASILHKPTGREALDGYGNRLMAYPVDKPRNWDAWDIEGDYAERGEEITDLQSLEVIEEGSHRVAVKLVRRFRSSTITQVLSLAAGARRLDIKTTLDWHDRRVFLRTLTAVNARSRNATAECAYGVVTRPTHTNTSWDAAMFEAAAHRFLDLSEPDFGLALLNDAKYGHSVRENVLGLSLLRSPVYPDPLADEGEQTFTYALMPHSGPWHDGGVREEADDLNQPLLVKSVAGLAAGVFQPVVAEGIAAALSVLKPAEEGDGLILRVWEPAGRRGDFALSLKNGWVVDKSVTILEEPMDVPARGLRPFEVKSWRLCKV; this comes from the coding sequence ATGTCCCTGACCCTTGCCCAACGTCTCGATCGCCTGAAAGTCCGCGTCGCAGAGCTTGAATCCTGGAAGGTGCGGCAGACGGCGCCGCTCAGTGCCATCACCTTCGAAGGCACCGGGATCGAAATCGGCGCGCCCTGGCCTCGCAAGGACGGGCTGGTTCATTTCGCGTTGGAAGGAAGCGTTCCCGCCGATTGGCCGCTCTCCGAGACCTATCTCAGCCTCGATCTCGGCGGTGAAAGCCTGATCGCCATCACTTGCGACGGCGGCGAGCCGGTGTCCTACGGTCTCGATCCCTACCACCAGAGCTTCCCGCTGTCCGGCCGCAGCTTCAAGGTGACCACGGAGACCGTTGCCCGTCTGCCTTTCGGCGAGCCGGTCCGGCGGCCGCATGTCAATCGGGCCGAGCTCAGGCTGTCCGAGCCCTCTGTCGAGGCGCTGTGGCTGCTGGTCACCCAGGTCATCGAGGCGGTGAGTGTGCTTGAAGGCCACGATGTCGTGCCGCATCTGATTGCCGCCGCCGAAGATAAGCTGCGCGGTCTCGACTGGCCGTCGTCGACCGCCGACTACATCGCGCGCACCGCCGGTACTGAGGGCCAGCAGAAGATCTGGCAGTTGCCCGACCTGATCGAGGCGCCAGCCGCTCTCAACCAAGCCGAAAAGGCCACCGTTGCCACCGCTCATGATGCCCTGATCGCCCGTCTCGAAGCGCTGCAGCAGCGCTTTCCGCCGGAAGGAGAGATCGGCCTTACCGGCCATGCCCACATCGATCTGGCATGGCTGTGGCCCTATGGCGAGACGCGTCGCAAGACCCGGCGCACATTCTCGACGGCCATATCCCTGATGGAGGCGTCGAAGGATTTCCGCTTCAACCAGTCGACGGCCCATTACTACGCGCAGGTAGCCGAGGACGATCCGGCCCTGTTCGAAAAGATCGCCGAACGCGTCCGCTCCGGGGAATGGGAAACGTTGGGCGGCAGCTGGGTCGAGCCGGACACCAACATGCCCACCGGCGAAAGCCTGACGCGCCAATATCTCTATGGCCAGCGCTTCTTTGAGAAGACCTTCGGTATCCGCCACGACATCTGCTGGCAGCCGGACTGCTTCGGCTTCACCGGTGCGCTGCCCCAGCTCCTGAAGCAGGCCGGCATCCGCAGCTTCTTTACCATCAAGGTCAACTGGTCCGAGACCAACCACATCCCGTCCGACCTGTTCTGGTGGGAAGGGCTCGATGGCAGCCGTGTGCTTGCTCACACCTTCGACAATCCCATGCAGGGCTACAACGGCTTCGTCCGTCCGGATTGTCACGTGCCGACTTGGCGTAATTTTCGCGAGAAGGCGTTGCATCCGGAAACGCTGCTCTGCGTCGGCTATGGCGACGGTGGCGGTGGCCCGACGCCGGAGATGGTGGCGCGCGAAAAGCAGCTTCGCGCCTTTCCCACGCTGCCCAAGGCGCGCTGGACCCGCGTCAAGGATTTCTTCGACCGCGCCCATACCACGGCAAGGGAAAAGAAACTGTCGGTTTGGCAGGGCGAGATCTACCTGGAACTGCATCGCGGCACGCTGACCAGCCAAAGCGTCGTCAAGCGCCTGCATCGCAAGGCGGAGCGCGCGCTGATCACCGCGGAGACAACGGCATCGCTTGCCCATCTTCTCGGCGCGCCAAAGCCTGAGAGCCTCGAGCCGGCCTGGCGTACGGTGCTGAAGAACGAGTTCCACGACATCCTTCCGGGGTCATCGATCCGCGAAGTCTACGAGGACGCAGCTGACGAACTGGGCGGCGTGATCGACATCGGGCTCAAGGCACAAGCGGCAGCTCTCGATGCCATTGCCGGAGCCTTGCCCAAGGCTGACGGTGAGCGGCTGCTTATCGTCAACCCGTCGCTCGACGCCCGACCGATCCGCCTGACGCTGGAGAACGGTTCTGTCATCTCTTCGGCCGAGACGCTGCCCCCGCTCGCAGTTGCCGTTGTTGATGCGGAGGCCCTCAAGCCGGCGGGATCGCTGTCGGTCAGCCGCGCGCATCTCGAAAACGACATCTTGCGCGTGACGCTGTCGGCCGACGGTTCCATTGCCTCGATCCTGCATAAGCCCACCGGTCGTGAGGCGCTCGACGGCTACGGCAACCGCCTGATGGCCTATCCCGTCGACAAACCGCGCAATTGGGACGCCTGGGATATCGAGGGAGACTATGCCGAGCGTGGCGAGGAGATCACCGATCTCCAGAGCCTGGAGGTGATCGAGGAGGGGTCGCACCGGGTTGCCGTCAAGCTCGTTCGCCGCTTCCGTTCGTCGACCATCACCCAGGTTCTGAGCCTCGCTGCCGGCGCTCGTCGTCTTGACATAAAGACGACGCTCGACTGGCACGACCGCCGCGTCTTCCTGAGGACGCTCACCGCGGTAAACGCCAGAAGCCGCAACGCCACGGCAGAGTGCGCCTATGGCGTCGTCACCCGCCCGACCCACACCAACACGTCCTGGGACGCGGCGATGTTTGAGGCGGCGGCCCATCGTTTTCTCGACCTTTCCGAACCGGACTTCGGCCTGGCCCTCCTCAACGACGCCAAATACGGCCACAGCGTTCGCGAAAACGTGCTCGGCCTTAGCCTGCTGCGCTCGCCGGTCTATCCCGATCCTCTCGCCGACGAAGGGGAACAGACCTTCACCTACGCGCTCATGCCGCATTCCGGCCCCTGGCACGACGGCGGCGTACGAGAAGAGGCGGACGATCTCAATCAGCCGCTGCTCGTCAAATCGGTGGCGGGTCTGGCGGCTGGCGTCTTCCAGCCGGTGGTGGCCGAGGGTATTGCCGCGGCGCTGTCGGTTCTCAAGCCGGCCGAGGAGGGAGATGGTTTGATCCTGCGTGTGTGGGAGCCGGCAGGCCGGCGTGGCGACTTCGCTCTGTCGCTCAAGAACGGCTGGGTCGTCGACAAGTCCGTCACCATTCTCGAAGAGCCCATGGACGTGCCGGCACGCGGTCTTCGGCCGTTCGAGGTGAAGAGCTGGCGGCTTTGCAAGGTGTGA
- a CDS encoding ROK family transcriptional regulator, whose protein sequence is MIFVGSNAEQAAAKNRQLVLAAIHRGAPISRTELAERCGLTKQAIARIVDRLVDEGLVMEARRRHGLRGQPAIELEIDPEGMFSVGANIDRDHLTMVVVDATGTVRGRVHYEKSFILPDEFMALFSDALSTFRRRKLVDEGRLAGVGLAIPDWLGEIDVIGRPAAYAAWTDFDLRGAVEAVTPHPVFIDNDANAAALGEIDYGLGTEIGSFFYILANACVGGALVIDGVRHKGAGGINGEIGCLPVREIGANGIGRIRQLGELFSVFLLYDHLRAHGIVVQTPTELAALDGQGRALVSDWIGRAAGWLAEAVSQVALIADPEAVLIGGRMPVRLIDELIVRAQKECLSAGLPQVMLHRAVCSEDAAALGAAAMPLAHRLGLPSADAGQLKRVPLRTDQTRATAPSV, encoded by the coding sequence TTGATCTTTGTCGGGTCGAATGCAGAACAGGCCGCCGCGAAAAACCGTCAGTTGGTGCTGGCGGCCATTCATCGCGGCGCCCCCATCTCGCGCACCGAGCTTGCCGAGCGTTGTGGCCTGACCAAGCAGGCCATCGCCCGCATCGTCGATCGTCTGGTCGACGAGGGGCTTGTCATGGAGGCGCGCCGCCGCCACGGCCTTCGGGGGCAGCCGGCCATCGAGCTGGAGATCGATCCCGAGGGCATGTTTTCCGTCGGCGCCAACATAGACCGCGATCATCTGACGATGGTGGTGGTCGACGCCACCGGCACGGTGCGCGGCCGCGTCCATTACGAGAAGAGCTTCATCCTCCCCGACGAGTTCATGGCGCTGTTCTCCGACGCGCTGTCGACCTTCCGCCGCCGCAAACTGGTGGACGAGGGGCGCCTTGCCGGAGTCGGGCTTGCCATTCCCGATTGGCTTGGGGAAATCGATGTGATCGGGCGCCCGGCAGCCTATGCCGCCTGGACCGATTTCGATCTGCGCGGCGCCGTCGAGGCGGTGACGCCACATCCCGTCTTCATCGACAATGACGCCAACGCCGCCGCCCTTGGTGAGATCGACTATGGTCTCGGAACGGAGATTGGCAGTTTCTTCTACATCCTCGCCAACGCCTGCGTCGGCGGCGCGCTGGTCATTGACGGCGTGCGGCACAAGGGAGCGGGCGGCATCAACGGCGAGATTGGCTGCTTGCCGGTGCGCGAGATCGGCGCGAACGGCATCGGGCGCATCCGCCAGCTTGGCGAGCTGTTCTCGGTGTTCTTGCTCTATGACCATCTCCGAGCCCACGGCATCGTTGTCCAAACACCGACGGAACTCGCCGCTCTGGACGGGCAAGGCCGTGCCTTGGTGTCCGACTGGATCGGCCGCGCAGCCGGCTGGTTGGCCGAGGCAGTGTCTCAGGTCGCCCTGATCGCCGACCCCGAGGCGGTGCTGATCGGCGGGCGCATGCCGGTGCGCCTGATCGATGAGCTGATTGTCCGGGCGCAAAAGGAATGCCTGAGCGCCGGACTGCCGCAGGTGATGCTGCACCGCGCCGTCTGTTCCGAAGATGCGGCTGCCTTGGGGGCGGCCGCCATGCCGCTTGCCCATCGCCTGGGCCTGCCGTCAGCCGATGCGGGGCAGCTCAAGCGTGTTCCCCTCAGGACGGATCAAACCAGAGCGACGGCGCCCTCGGTGTGA